In Halomonas alkalicola, the following proteins share a genomic window:
- a CDS encoding ribose-phosphate diphosphokinase, producing the protein MDAALLHFTDEAAPARRLAEACGLAAREVERHCFPDAELRLTLPFAEAQAFPETLVLYRSLDRPNDKLVELLLLARHARRQGVTRLVLVAPYLAYMRQDIAFHPGEIVSQTIVGGFLAELVDAVITVDPHLHRIERLDQAIPIAHAIALSGAPRLAELIAEKRPGALLLGPDEEALQWVAQAAGLTGLDHATCRKVRRGDRDVEIHLPDTPVAGRAVVLMDDVASSGHTVARAAEALKAAGAASVDVALTHALFAGDALAVIREAGVGEVWSTDCITHDSNAIAMAPVLAEALAGVLGSRP; encoded by the coding sequence ATGGACGCTGCCCTGCTGCATTTCACCGATGAGGCCGCCCCGGCGCGACGCCTGGCCGAGGCCTGCGGCCTGGCGGCTCGCGAGGTGGAGCGCCACTGTTTCCCTGACGCGGAGCTGCGGCTCACGTTGCCCTTCGCCGAGGCGCAGGCGTTTCCCGAGACCCTGGTGCTCTACCGCAGCCTGGACCGGCCCAACGACAAGCTGGTCGAGCTGCTGCTGCTGGCGCGCCACGCCCGCCGTCAGGGGGTGACCCGCCTGGTCCTGGTGGCGCCCTACCTGGCCTACATGCGTCAGGACATCGCCTTCCACCCCGGCGAGATCGTCAGCCAGACCATCGTCGGCGGCTTTCTGGCGGAGCTCGTCGACGCGGTGATCACCGTGGATCCGCACCTGCACCGCATCGAGCGGCTCGACCAGGCGATCCCCATCGCGCATGCCATAGCGCTCTCCGGGGCGCCGCGGCTGGCCGAGCTGATCGCCGAGAAGCGCCCCGGGGCGCTGCTGCTGGGGCCCGACGAGGAGGCACTGCAGTGGGTGGCCCAGGCCGCGGGGCTGACCGGCCTCGACCATGCCACCTGCCGCAAGGTGCGCCGCGGCGACCGCGACGTTGAGATCCACCTGCCCGACACCCCGGTGGCGGGGCGGGCGGTGGTGCTGATGGATGACGTGGCGAGCTCCGGGCATACCGTGGCCCGAGCCGCCGAGGCGCTCAAGGCCGCCGGAGCGGCCTCGGTGGACGTGGCGCTGACCCATGCGCTGTTCGCCGGCGATGCCCTGGCGGTGATCCGCGAGGCGGGCGTGGGGGAGGTGTGGAGCACCGACTGCATTACCCATGACAGCAACGCCATCGCCATGGCGCCGGTGCTGGCCGAGGCGCTGGCCGGGGTGCTGGGCTCGCGGCCGTAG
- the fadA gene encoding acetyl-CoA C-acyltransferase FadA, with the protein MSLNPRDIVVVDGVRTAMAKAKNGAFRHVRAENLSAAVMQALFTRNAGLDPSEVDDVIWGCVNQTLEQSMNIARNAAIMTGIPRSVPAQTVNRLCGSSMTALHIAAANIKAGMGDFYVIGGVEHMEHVPMAHGVDVNPAASKHAAKAAMMMGLTAELLGKMHGISREDQDKFGVRSHQRAQAAMEKGYFDNEIIGVEGHDERGFRILFKRDEVIRADASLEKMAELKPVFDPRGGTVTAGTSSALSVGASAMAVMSYERAQALGLEPIARVLSTGVAGCDASIMGYGPVPASKKALKAAGLTTDDIQTVELNEAFAAQGLPVLKDLGLLDAMEDKVNLNGGAIALGHPLGCSGSRICTTLLNVMQQRDTTLGLATMCIGMGQGVATVFERLK; encoded by the coding sequence ATGAGCTTGAACCCGAGAGATATCGTGGTGGTCGACGGCGTACGCACCGCCATGGCCAAGGCCAAGAACGGCGCCTTCCGCCACGTGCGCGCCGAGAACCTCTCCGCCGCGGTGATGCAGGCGCTGTTTACCCGCAACGCCGGCCTCGACCCCAGCGAAGTCGACGACGTGATCTGGGGCTGCGTCAACCAGACCCTCGAGCAGTCCATGAATATCGCTCGCAACGCGGCGATCATGACCGGGATTCCGCGCAGCGTGCCGGCCCAGACCGTCAACCGCCTGTGCGGCTCCTCCATGACCGCGCTGCATATCGCCGCCGCCAACATCAAGGCGGGCATGGGTGACTTCTACGTCATCGGCGGCGTGGAGCATATGGAGCACGTGCCGATGGCTCATGGCGTCGACGTCAACCCCGCGGCCAGCAAGCATGCCGCCAAGGCGGCGATGATGATGGGCCTGACCGCAGAGCTCCTGGGCAAGATGCACGGCATCTCCCGGGAAGACCAGGACAAGTTCGGCGTGCGCTCCCACCAGCGCGCCCAGGCCGCCATGGAGAAGGGCTACTTCGACAACGAGATCATCGGCGTCGAGGGCCACGACGAGCGCGGCTTCAGGATCCTGTTCAAGCGCGACGAGGTGATTCGCGCCGATGCCAGCCTCGAGAAGATGGCCGAGCTCAAGCCGGTCTTCGACCCGAGAGGCGGTACCGTCACCGCCGGCACCTCCTCGGCGCTCTCCGTAGGCGCCTCCGCCATGGCGGTGATGAGCTATGAGCGGGCCCAGGCCCTGGGCCTCGAGCCCATCGCCCGGGTGCTCTCCACCGGCGTGGCGGGCTGTGACGCCTCCATCATGGGCTACGGCCCGGTGCCGGCCTCGAAGAAGGCGCTCAAGGCCGCCGGCCTCACCACCGATGACATCCAGACCGTGGAACTCAACGAGGCCTTCGCTGCCCAGGGCCTGCCGGTGCTCAAGGACCTTGGCCTGCTCGACGCCATGGAGGACAAGGTCAATCTCAACGGCGGGGCCATCGCACTCGGCCACCCGCTGGGCTGCTCGGGCTCACGGATCTGCACCACCCTGCTCAACGTGATGCAGCAGCGCGACACCACCCTGGGGCTTGCCACCATGTGCATCGGCATGGGCCAGGGCGTGGCCACGGTGTTCGAGCGCCTGAAGTAG
- a CDS encoding VIT1/CCC1 transporter family protein, with the protein MQRQDRQSLEASHRPEAIRRRLRQPTRGRNLPDAILGGIDGCVTTFAVVSGAFGAGFSATVALVLGLANLLADGFSMAISNYEAIKAQREHVDGVRDDEHRHIEVVPEGEREEIRQIFRRKGFEGETLERVVDTICADREVWVETMLHEEHGLQTEGLSPLRSALVTFTAFLVIGAVPLLPYALPGLSITRQFLASLGLAALMFFLIGMGKSLIYHQPVFASGLRTLMMGGAAAGLAFLTGHLAQALFGIGV; encoded by the coding sequence ATGCAGCGTCAGGACCGCCAGTCCCTCGAGGCGTCGCACCGGCCTGAGGCGATCCGACGCCGGCTGCGCCAGCCGACCCGGGGCCGGAACCTGCCCGATGCGATCCTCGGTGGCATCGATGGTTGCGTGACTACCTTCGCGGTGGTGTCGGGTGCCTTCGGCGCGGGCTTCTCGGCCACGGTGGCCCTGGTGCTGGGATTGGCCAACCTGCTGGCGGATGGCTTCAGCATGGCCATCAGCAACTACGAGGCGATCAAGGCCCAACGGGAACATGTCGATGGGGTGCGCGATGACGAGCACCGCCATATCGAGGTGGTGCCCGAGGGCGAGCGCGAGGAGATCCGTCAGATCTTCCGGCGCAAGGGCTTCGAGGGCGAGACCCTGGAGCGGGTGGTGGACACTATCTGCGCTGACCGGGAGGTCTGGGTGGAGACCATGCTGCACGAGGAGCATGGCCTGCAGACCGAGGGGCTGAGCCCGCTGCGCTCGGCCCTGGTGACCTTCACGGCCTTCCTGGTGATCGGTGCCGTGCCGCTGCTGCCCTACGCCCTGCCGGGGCTGTCCATCACCCGGCAGTTCCTGGCGAGCCTGGGGCTGGCGGCGTTGATGTTCTTCCTGATCGGCATGGGCAAGAGCCTGATCTATCACCAGCCGGTGTTCGCCTCCGGACTGCGTACCCTGATGATGGGCGGTGCGGCGGCGGGGCTGGCCTTCCTCACCGGACATCTCGCCCAGGCGCTGTTCGGCATCGGGGTGTGA
- a CDS encoding thymidine phosphorylase family protein codes for MTRSKTQAVLDDVLSPLTLKRVGIDTYRENVAYLHRDCDLYRAEGFQALSKVEVRANGQRILASLNVVDDPAIVDCQQLGLSEDAFAALNVKEGQPVSVSQAEPPASIPALHRKINGERLTREDFRAIVQDIAELRYSKIELTAFVVACDLGEMDREEIYYLSDAMCRVGRRLDWHEHPVVDKHCIGGIPGNRTSMLVVPIVAAHGLLCPKTSSRAITSPAGTADTMEVLANVDLPFDELEKIVRTHRGCLAWGGTSQLSPADDVLISVERPLSIDSPGQMVASILSKKVAAGSTHLLLDIPVGPHAKVRSMPEARRLRKLFEFVAARMGLPLDVVITDGSQPIGAGIGPVLEARDVMRVLSNHPEAPMDLRQKALRLAGRMLEFDPDVRGGDGFGIARDILDSGRALERMQAIIAAQGARPFDPDSPPLAPHAFEVVAPEDGVVIAIDNLKLARIARLAGAPKATGAGVDLAVRIGDEVRAGQRLYTVYAAFRNELALAHRSSERDSGFTLGHRDQLTRLNVEM; via the coding sequence ATGACACGATCCAAGACCCAGGCCGTCCTCGATGATGTCCTCTCCCCCCTCACGCTCAAGCGCGTGGGCATCGACACCTACCGCGAGAACGTCGCCTACCTGCATCGCGACTGCGATCTCTATCGCGCCGAGGGCTTCCAGGCGCTCTCCAAGGTGGAGGTGCGCGCCAACGGCCAGCGCATCCTGGCCAGCCTCAACGTGGTGGATGACCCGGCCATCGTCGACTGTCAGCAGCTCGGCCTCTCGGAGGACGCCTTCGCCGCCCTGAACGTGAAGGAGGGGCAGCCGGTGAGCGTCTCCCAGGCCGAGCCGCCGGCCTCGATCCCGGCGCTGCACCGCAAGATCAACGGCGAGCGGCTGACCCGCGAGGACTTCCGGGCCATCGTCCAGGACATCGCCGAGCTGCGCTACTCCAAGATCGAGCTGACCGCCTTCGTGGTGGCCTGCGACCTGGGGGAGATGGACCGCGAGGAGATCTACTACCTGAGCGACGCCATGTGCCGGGTGGGGCGTCGCCTCGACTGGCACGAGCACCCGGTGGTGGACAAGCACTGCATCGGCGGCATCCCCGGCAACCGTACCTCCATGCTGGTGGTGCCCATCGTCGCTGCCCACGGCCTGCTCTGTCCGAAGACCTCGTCCCGGGCCATCACCTCGCCGGCGGGGACCGCCGACACCATGGAGGTGCTGGCCAACGTCGACCTGCCCTTCGATGAGCTCGAGAAGATCGTGCGCACCCACCGCGGCTGCCTGGCCTGGGGCGGTACCAGCCAGCTCTCCCCGGCCGACGACGTGCTGATCTCCGTGGAGCGGCCGCTCTCCATCGACTCCCCCGGCCAGATGGTCGCCTCGATCCTCTCCAAGAAGGTGGCCGCCGGCTCCACCCACCTGCTGCTCGATATCCCGGTAGGCCCCCACGCCAAGGTGCGCTCGATGCCCGAGGCGCGGCGCCTGCGCAAGCTCTTCGAATTCGTCGCGGCGCGCATGGGGCTGCCCCTGGACGTGGTGATCACCGATGGCAGCCAGCCCATCGGCGCCGGCATCGGCCCGGTGCTGGAGGCCCGCGACGTGATGCGGGTGCTTAGCAACCACCCGGAGGCCCCCATGGACCTGCGCCAGAAGGCGCTGCGCCTGGCCGGGCGCATGCTCGAATTCGACCCCGACGTGCGCGGTGGCGACGGTTTCGGCATCGCCCGGGACATCCTCGACTCCGGCCGTGCGCTGGAGCGGATGCAGGCGATCATCGCGGCCCAGGGCGCCAGGCCCTTCGATCCGGACAGCCCGCCCCTGGCGCCCCACGCCTTCGAGGTGGTGGCCCCCGAGGACGGCGTGGTGATCGCCATCGACAACCTCAAGCTGGCGCGCATCGCGCGGCTGGCCGGTGCGCCCAAGGCGACCGGTGCGGGGGTCGACCTGGCGGTACGCATCGGCGACGAGGTCAGGGCGGGGCAGCGGCTCTATACCGTCTATGCCGCCTTCCGCAACGAGCTGGCGCTGGCCCACCGCTCCAGCGAGCGCGACAGTGGCTTTACCCTGGGCCATCGCGACCAGCTGACCCGCCTCAACGTGGAGATGTGA
- a CDS encoding flavodoxin family protein yields the protein MPRRLLIVTHAPSPNTRALAEAAERGARHPEIEGVEVVVKAPLDTGPDDVRACDAILLGTTENLGYMAGLTKDFFDRCYYPVLEDKQGLPCALYVRAGHDGTGTRRAVEGIVTGLRWRWAQEPLILRGEWQAGFADQVEELAMAMAAGLEAGIL from the coding sequence ATGCCCAGGCGCCTGCTGATCGTCACACATGCCCCCTCTCCCAACACCCGGGCCCTGGCGGAGGCGGCCGAGCGCGGCGCCCGCCACCCCGAGATCGAGGGCGTCGAGGTGGTGGTCAAGGCACCGCTCGACACAGGCCCGGACGACGTCCGCGCCTGCGACGCCATCCTGCTCGGCACCACCGAGAACCTCGGCTATATGGCGGGGCTGACCAAGGACTTCTTCGACCGCTGCTACTACCCGGTGCTGGAGGATAAGCAGGGACTGCCCTGTGCGCTCTATGTGCGCGCAGGGCACGACGGCACCGGCACCCGCCGCGCCGTGGAGGGCATCGTCACCGGGCTGCGCTGGCGCTGGGCACAGGAACCGCTGATCCTGCGCGGCGAGTGGCAGGCGGGCTTCGCCGACCAGGTGGAGGAGCTCGCCATGGCCATGGCCGCGGGGCTCGAGGCGGGCATCCTGTAG
- a CDS encoding thiol-disulfide oxidoreductase DCC family protein, with protein sequence MPPLAPLRVYYDGLCPGCRRDRARYERWAGELGESVRWCDVTEHQQTLRDKGVDPQAALLSLHVEEADGTLREGIDAYILLMRRVPRLKPLAWLIGLPGLKPMLRKLYDGWVRRRLTREGRLP encoded by the coding sequence GTGCCCCCGCTGGCCCCGCTTCGGGTCTACTACGACGGGCTCTGCCCCGGCTGCCGGCGCGATCGCGCCCGCTACGAGCGCTGGGCCGGCGAGCTGGGGGAGAGCGTGCGCTGGTGCGATGTGACCGAACACCAGCAGACGCTGCGCGACAAGGGCGTTGACCCCCAGGCGGCGCTGCTCTCGCTGCATGTGGAGGAGGCCGACGGGACCCTTCGGGAGGGCATCGACGCCTACATCTTGCTGATGCGCAGGGTGCCGCGGCTCAAGCCCCTGGCCTGGCTGATCGGCCTGCCCGGGCTCAAGCCGATGCTGCGCAAGCTCTACGATGGCTGGGTGCGGCGGCGGCTGACCCGGGAGGGGCGCCTGCCCTGA
- a CDS encoding Hsp20/alpha crystallin family protein — protein MAKKPKEVSPAVQSESRGVSPFHEFDRFFDSVFDRGWMPMLRRDHPLWERFAAFEKGMPRVDVIERDAEVLVRAEVPGFEREDLEVSVSDHSVTIKGEHRQEHKEEEGEYFRSEISSGSFSRTVTLPGDIDTEGGEASFKNGILELTLPKLKRASRRKIEVK, from the coding sequence ATGGCCAAGAAGCCGAAGGAAGTCTCCCCCGCCGTCCAGTCGGAATCTCGGGGAGTCAGTCCCTTCCACGAGTTTGATCGTTTCTTCGACAGTGTCTTCGATCGGGGCTGGATGCCGATGCTGCGCCGCGATCACCCGCTGTGGGAGCGTTTTGCCGCCTTCGAGAAGGGGATGCCCAGGGTCGATGTCATCGAACGCGACGCCGAGGTGCTGGTGCGTGCAGAGGTCCCCGGCTTCGAGCGCGAGGATCTCGAGGTATCGGTCAGCGACCATAGCGTGACCATCAAGGGCGAGCACCGCCAGGAGCACAAGGAGGAGGAGGGGGAATACTTCCGCTCCGAGATCTCCAGCGGCTCCTTCTCGCGCACCGTGACGCTACCCGGCGATATCGACACGGAGGGGGGCGAGGCGAGCTTCAAGAACGGCATCCTCGAGCTGACCCTTCCGAAGCTGAAACGGGCCAGCCGGCGCAAGATCGAGGTGAAGTGA
- a CDS encoding DsbA family oxidoreductase produces MTQPRITLDVFSDYVCPFCYLEMPELDALAERFGGKVTIRWRAFELRPAPEPTLDPDGDYLHDIWGRAVYPMATERGMTLRLPRIQPRSRLAHEAAAWAEAQAADHPGAGDAMRRALFRGFFEASLDLADPQALARLAETLALDGSALHQALEQGTYHQAVMDDQRTARDLGIQGVPALRFSLDGEHAGVLEGAQPRRQLFLATQRLLDALG; encoded by the coding sequence ATGACCCAGCCGCGCATCACGCTCGACGTCTTCAGCGACTATGTGTGTCCCTTCTGCTACCTGGAGATGCCGGAGCTCGACGCCCTGGCCGAGCGCTTCGGGGGGAAGGTGACGATCCGCTGGCGCGCCTTCGAGCTGCGTCCCGCCCCCGAGCCGACCCTCGACCCGGACGGCGACTACCTGCATGACATCTGGGGACGGGCCGTCTACCCCATGGCGACCGAACGCGGCATGACCCTGCGGCTGCCGCGGATTCAGCCGCGCTCACGGCTGGCCCACGAGGCGGCCGCCTGGGCCGAGGCACAGGCGGCCGATCACCCCGGGGCGGGCGACGCCATGCGCAGGGCGCTGTTCCGCGGTTTCTTCGAGGCGAGCCTGGACCTGGCCGACCCCCAGGCCCTCGCCCGGCTGGCCGAGACCCTGGCGCTGGACGGCAGCGCCCTGCACCAGGCGCTGGAGCAGGGTACTTATCACCAGGCGGTGATGGACGACCAACGCACCGCCCGCGACCTCGGCATCCAGGGCGTGCCGGCGCTGCGCTTCAGCCTGGACGGCGAACACGCCGGCGTGCTCGAGGGCGCCCAGCCCCGCCGCCAGCTGTTCCTGGCCACGCAGCGGCTGCTCGACGCCCTGGGGTAG
- a CDS encoding YbhB/YbcL family Raf kinase inhibitor-like protein, producing MAFALSTLRLTSPVFEDGGAIPARHTGEGDDISPALVWQGAPEGTRGFALICHDPDAPLVQNGTYGFVHWVLYNIPASVTSLEEATRVGTRGKNDFGKLGYGGPMPPEGHGAHRYYFWLLALDKPTDDLPEGLKIHDLLVKVEPHLLGMNRLVGIYQRG from the coding sequence ATGGCCTTTGCCCTGTCGACCCTGCGACTCACCAGCCCCGTCTTCGAAGACGGCGGCGCCATTCCCGCCAGGCACACCGGCGAGGGAGACGACATCTCACCGGCGCTGGTCTGGCAGGGGGCGCCCGAAGGCACCAGGGGTTTTGCGCTGATCTGCCACGACCCGGACGCGCCGCTGGTGCAGAACGGCACCTATGGCTTCGTGCACTGGGTGCTCTACAACATCCCGGCCTCCGTCACCAGCCTGGAGGAGGCGACCCGCGTCGGCACTCGGGGCAAGAACGACTTCGGCAAGCTCGGCTACGGCGGCCCCATGCCGCCGGAGGGGCATGGGGCGCACCGCTACTACTTCTGGCTGCTGGCCCTGGACAAGCCCACCGACGACCTGCCCGAGGGGCTCAAGATCCACGATCTGCTGGTCAAGGTTGAGCCCCACCTGCTGGGCATGAACCGCCTGGTGGGCATCTATCAACGCGGCTGA
- a CDS encoding 2-dehydropantoate 2-reductase, with product MRLAIMGSGGVGGYFGARLAEAGHDVTFIARGEHLAEMQRHGLRVESIEGDLHLAQVKVSDAPSRVGAVDAVLVAVKSWQVAEAARAIRPMIGPDTFVVPLENGVEAADTLAGILGQAHVLDGLCGILAWREAPGHIRHAGVSPFVRFGERDNRRSKRALRLKAAFDQARGVTAEIPDDIQVAVWSKFLFICAMSGIGSVTRAPIGVTRTLPETRTMIEQLLAEIEAVARARDVALPADAAAPALHFIDALPEASTASMQRDIMAGLPSELESQNGAVVRLGREAGVATPVNAMVHAALLPQERAARHITG from the coding sequence ATGCGATTGGCGATCATGGGCAGCGGCGGCGTGGGCGGCTACTTCGGTGCACGCCTGGCCGAGGCCGGACACGACGTGACCTTCATCGCTCGGGGCGAGCACCTTGCCGAGATGCAACGCCATGGCCTGCGGGTCGAAAGCATCGAGGGCGACCTGCACCTGGCCCAGGTGAAGGTCAGCGACGCCCCGAGCCGAGTGGGCGCCGTCGATGCGGTCCTCGTGGCCGTGAAGTCCTGGCAGGTGGCCGAGGCGGCGCGGGCGATCCGGCCGATGATCGGCCCGGACACCTTCGTGGTGCCGCTGGAGAACGGCGTGGAGGCCGCCGACACCCTCGCCGGCATCCTCGGCCAGGCCCATGTGCTGGACGGCCTCTGCGGCATCCTCGCCTGGCGCGAGGCCCCCGGGCATATCCGCCACGCCGGCGTCTCACCCTTCGTGCGCTTCGGCGAACGCGACAACCGCCGCAGCAAGCGCGCCCTGCGCCTCAAGGCCGCCTTCGACCAGGCCCGGGGCGTCACCGCCGAGATCCCCGATGACATCCAGGTGGCAGTGTGGAGCAAGTTCCTGTTCATCTGCGCCATGAGCGGTATCGGCAGCGTGACCCGGGCCCCCATCGGGGTGACCCGTACGTTGCCCGAGACCCGCACGATGATCGAGCAGCTGCTGGCCGAGATCGAGGCGGTGGCCCGCGCCAGGGACGTGGCGCTGCCGGCGGATGCCGCGGCCCCCGCCCTGCACTTCATCGACGCCCTGCCCGAGGCGAGCACCGCCTCCATGCAGCGCGACATCATGGCCGGCCTCCCTTCGGAGCTTGAATCCCAGAACGGCGCCGTGGTGCGCCTCGGGCGCGAGGCCGGCGTGGCCACACCGGTCAACGCCATGGTCCACGCCGCCCTGCTCCCCCAGGAAAGAGCTGCCCGGCACATCACCGGGTGA
- a CDS encoding SO_0444 family Cu/Zn efflux transporter, with amino-acid sequence MTLLLAILDVALSAAPWLLLGLGIAGLIKGVISEAALTRWVGGQGLGSVARAAVIGAPLPLCSCGAIPTALALHRGGADRGPTTAFLIGTPGIGIDSLTISYALLGPFMALARGVSAVLTAIVTGLLVGRTHVAEATAPASAASCGGGCGSGCGTRASPSPAPATLGRRLRAGLSYAFSDILDDISLWLLAGLLVAGALIALVPPQQLAGLGSGLGAMLVMAVIGIPMYLCATAATPIAAGLLLAGVSPGTVLVFLIAAPVTSLATLGVFRREMGNRALVAYLAGILASTVLLGLGVDLLAGWWELDIPLQVARVQELLPTWLEALALIVLVVLAVRPLRHRLAARLFLPN; translated from the coding sequence ATGACACTGTTGCTGGCCATCCTCGATGTCGCCCTCTCGGCCGCTCCCTGGCTGCTGCTGGGCCTGGGTATCGCCGGCCTGATCAAGGGAGTGATCTCCGAGGCCGCCCTGACGCGCTGGGTAGGCGGCCAGGGGCTTGGCAGCGTGGCCCGCGCCGCGGTGATCGGTGCCCCGCTGCCGCTCTGCTCCTGCGGCGCCATTCCCACCGCCCTGGCCCTGCACCGCGGAGGGGCCGACCGCGGCCCCACCACCGCCTTCCTGATCGGCACGCCGGGCATCGGCATCGACTCCCTGACCATCAGCTACGCGCTGCTGGGCCCCTTCATGGCCCTGGCGCGAGGCGTCAGCGCGGTGCTGACCGCCATCGTCACCGGGCTGCTGGTGGGGCGCACCCACGTCGCCGAGGCAACGGCACCCGCCTCGGCGGCGAGCTGCGGGGGAGGCTGCGGCAGCGGCTGCGGAACCCGGGCCTCGCCCAGTCCGGCGCCTGCCACCCTGGGGCGCCGGCTCCGCGCCGGGCTGAGCTATGCCTTCAGCGACATCCTCGACGACATCAGCCTCTGGCTGCTGGCCGGCCTGCTGGTGGCCGGGGCGCTGATCGCCCTGGTACCGCCTCAGCAGCTTGCCGGGCTGGGCAGCGGCCTGGGTGCCATGCTGGTGATGGCTGTGATCGGCATCCCCATGTACCTGTGTGCCACCGCCGCCACGCCGATCGCCGCCGGCCTGCTGCTGGCCGGGGTCTCCCCGGGCACGGTGCTGGTCTTCCTGATCGCTGCACCGGTGACCAGCCTGGCGACCCTTGGCGTGTTCCGCCGTGAGATGGGCAACCGAGCGCTTGTGGCCTATCTGGCCGGCATCCTGGCAAGCACCGTGCTGCTGGGCCTGGGCGTGGACCTGCTGGCCGGCTGGTGGGAACTCGACATACCGCTCCAGGTGGCCCGGGTTCAGGAGCTGCTGCCCACCTGGCTGGAAGCGCTGGCGCTGATCGTGCTGGTGGTCCTTGCCGTGAGGCCACTGCGTCACCGCCTGGCCGCCCGCCTTTTCCTGCCAAACTGA
- a CDS encoding M20/M25/M40 family metallo-hydrolase codes for MSDTPWTEPMPEPQFELMRRLLAAPSPVGLEAAMTYGVLKPHFESFAPASWQLHQFKGHAGVVLDTHPGRDDLFKVMVIGHADKIRMQVRSIGEDGKIWINTDAFLPNVLIGHEVTLFSEDPQAPGRYRRIEGGTVEALGAIHFSDPAQRDGSKGIKKEQIYLDLQIHGENKKQQVVNLGVRPGDSILFNRPIRHGFSPDTFYGAYLDNGLGCFVTAEVARLVAEAGGTEQVRVMFAIASYEEIGRFGSRVLAGELRPDAIIAVDVNHDYVAAPGIGDRRMQPLEMGKGFTLSVGAIASEQLNRIIETTAREHGIPMQRDIVGADTGTDGMAGVLAAVDCVATSIGFPIRNMHTISETGNTRDVMAAIHAITLSLQALDALPDPHREFLDNHPRLDQAGALGHQGADKPESDAEKAGAGTR; via the coding sequence ATGAGCGATACCCCCTGGACAGAGCCCATGCCCGAGCCACAGTTCGAGCTGATGCGACGCCTCCTCGCGGCGCCAAGCCCCGTGGGCCTGGAGGCCGCCATGACCTACGGCGTGCTCAAGCCCCACTTCGAAAGCTTCGCTCCGGCGAGTTGGCAGCTGCACCAGTTCAAGGGCCATGCCGGCGTGGTGCTGGACACCCACCCGGGCCGCGACGACCTGTTCAAGGTGATGGTGATCGGGCACGCCGACAAGATCCGCATGCAGGTGCGCTCCATCGGCGAGGACGGCAAGATCTGGATCAACACCGACGCCTTCCTGCCCAACGTGCTGATCGGCCACGAGGTCACGCTATTCAGCGAGGATCCCCAGGCCCCCGGTCGCTACCGGCGCATCGAGGGCGGTACCGTGGAGGCGCTGGGCGCCATCCACTTCTCCGACCCGGCCCAGCGCGACGGCAGCAAGGGCATCAAGAAGGAGCAGATCTACCTGGACCTGCAGATCCACGGAGAGAACAAGAAGCAGCAGGTGGTGAACCTGGGCGTGCGTCCCGGCGACTCGATCCTCTTCAACCGCCCCATTCGCCACGGCTTCAGTCCGGACACCTTCTACGGCGCCTACCTGGACAACGGCCTGGGCTGCTTCGTCACCGCCGAGGTGGCACGACTGGTCGCCGAGGCGGGAGGCACCGAGCAGGTGCGGGTGATGTTCGCCATCGCCAGCTACGAGGAGATCGGCCGCTTCGGCAGCCGCGTACTGGCCGGCGAGCTCCGTCCCGACGCCATCATCGCCGTGGACGTGAACCATGACTACGTGGCGGCCCCGGGCATCGGCGACCGTCGCATGCAGCCGCTGGAGATGGGCAAGGGGTTCACGCTGTCGGTGGGCGCCATCGCCAGCGAGCAGCTCAACCGGATCATCGAGACCACCGCCCGGGAGCACGGCATCCCCATGCAGCGGGACATCGTCGGCGCCGATACCGGCACCGACGGCATGGCCGGCGTGCTGGCCGCCGTGGACTGCGTGGCCACCTCCATCGGCTTCCCGATCCGCAACATGCACACCATCTCCGAGACGGGCAACACCCGCGATGTGATGGCGGCGATCCACGCCATCACCTTGAGCCTCCAGGCGCTGGACGCCCTGCCCGACCCCCATCGGGAGTTCCTCGACAACCACCCACGCCTGGACCAGGCCGGTGCGCTGGGCCACCAGGGGGCCGACAAGCCCGAGTCCGACGCAGAGAAGGCGGGCGCCGGCACCCGATAG